TTTGGGGTTCGCTTTGACGTACAGGACGTTTCGCATCGTGGTACCTCGCTTCGCGTGTGGGTTTGGGCCTGGGGGATGACCGATCCCAGGCCGCTATACGATCTAAACCGCTTTACAAAAAAAAAGTTTGTGAGGTGTGTCACCAGGGCTTAGCGGGCGTAGGGGCTGTGCGCGCGGTAGCGGCGCTCGAACTCCTGGCGCGTAACGATCGTTTTCACGTCCACCACGCGATCGATCGCCAGGATGCCGTCCAAGTGATCGATCTCGTGCTGCAAAAGCTCGGAGAGGTTGTGCGCCTCGCCAGCCCGCACCTCGTGCCAGGTCCCGCGAAGGTCCTGGTACCGCACGGTGACCTCGCGGTGCCGCTCGACCTGCATGAAAATCGAGAGGAAGCTCAAGCAAGCGTCCCAGACCACCATCGTTTCCGGGCTTTTCGCGGTGATGGTGGGGTTGATCAAGGGCCAGGGACCGAGCTCGGGCAGGTTCAGGAAGACGATGCGTTTAAGGACGCCTATCTGCGGTGCGGCGATCCCCCGGCCGTACGTCGTGGTCGCGCGCCAGTGCGCGAGGGTGTCCCGCAGGTCCTCCACGATCCGCGCGACCTCGGGGCTCGTGGGGTCCTCGACCGGTTCGGAAACCTCGCGCAGGAGGGGGTTGCCCAGTTGCAGCACCTCGCGTACCGCCATCGCGTCTCCCGTTACCGTCTTACCGTCTAGTGTAAGGCCTCCGCGAGGGCTAGGGGGAGTCCTCGGGGGCGGAGGGCTCGAGGAACGGGAGGCTCGAGGCGGTGGCCTGGAGGAAGACCTCCCGGTCCTTCCAGATGGGGTCGGTCTTCCAGATCTCGTGGAAGAGCCGGGCCAGCTTGGGGTCGAACTGGATGCCGGCAAGGTCGAGGATTTCCTGCATGGCTTCCTCGGGGGTCTTGGCTTTTTGGTAGGGGCGGCCGGCGGTCATGGCCTCGTAGGCGTCGGCGAGAGCGACGATGCGCGCCCACAAGGGGATTTCGTGGCCGGCGAGGCCGTCGGGGTAGCCGCGGCCGTCCCAGCGCTCGTGGTGGTGCTTGATGATGGGGAAGACCTCGCCGAGGTAGCGCTCGGCGGGTTTAAGCAGAAAAACCCCGCGCTCGGGGTGGCTTTTGATGATGCGGAACTCCTCCTCGGTGAGGCGGGTGGGTTTGAGGAGGACGGCGTCGGGGATGCCAATCTTGCCGATGTCGTGGATCTTGCTGCCGAGCTCGATCTTTTTGCGTTCGATTTCGTCGATGCCGGCGGCTTTAGCGAGGTCCACGGCGATGGCGGTGACGCGTTCGGAGTGCATGCGGGTGAAGGGGTCTTTGGCGTCCAGGGCCTTCATGAGGAGTTCGATGGTGCTGTCGAAGGCCTCGCGGAGCTTGACGAACTCGTCCCAGTGGTACCGGGAGTAGTAGAGGGGGATGAGGAAGAGCAGGACCGAGAACCCGCCCCATCCGCCGAGGAGGGGCGGGTCGGCGCTGTAGAGGCGGGCGAGGAGGAGGGAGACGGGGGAGAGGAGGAGGTAGCTGAGGGCCAGCCAGCTGACGTTTTCTGTCCAGATCTTCCGGAAGGTGGCGCCGGTGGCCAGGTGAATGGCTACGGAGACTAGGGTGATATTGATGATGAAGAAGGTGAAGGCAGCGAGGGAGATGCCTACGCCGGCGCTGAGGTCGTACCCGCCCGCGCTGAGGGGCAGGACCTGGGTGAACGTGTAGTACACCAGGGCCGCGAGGCTGGTGGCTATGCCGTTTTGCGTGCGGTTGAACAGGTCCTTGTACCAGGGGTAATGGGGTTTCCCGAAATCTTTATCGAAGGCGAAGATGAAGACGAGCAGGGGCGGGACCCAGGCGGGGAAGAGGACCACGGCCGCGAGGGCGATGATGAACAGGTGGGAGATGGAGGCGTTGAAGGGGAGGGGCACTTTGATTTGCTTGGCCCACAGGACGATCAAGCCCCAGAAGAAGACGTCGTACCAGTGATAGCTGGTGGCCCGGGGCAGGAACTGATAAAGCGCGAAGTCCAGCGCGAGGAAGGCGAGGAATAGGAAGCCGATGTAGCCCAATACTTTCGGAGGAGCTAACGGAACTTTTAACCGCATCTTGGTTCTACTGTAGCAAAAGCGCTTGCGGGTGGGGAGGGCTGCGGCCGGGATAACGGGATAAAAGGAAAAAGGGCCGACTGGCCCTCTCCTAGTTCGTTACCTTGTTGCCTAGGATTTTAGTTCCACTCGAGGCTAGCACCAGCCGCAATCCCGAGCGCCACCAGGCTGAGCACCAGTCCGAGGAGTTTCGCGAAGGTCTTCTTCATTCTGCATCCCT
This region of Marinithermus hydrothermalis DSM 14884 genomic DNA includes:
- a CDS encoding peptide deformylase, translated to MAVREVLQLGNPLLREVSEPVEDPTSPEVARIVEDLRDTLAHWRATTTYGRGIAAPQIGVLKRIVFLNLPELGPWPLINPTITAKSPETMVVWDACLSFLSIFMQVERHREVTVRYQDLRGTWHEVRAGEAHNLSELLQHEIDHLDGILAIDRVVDVKTIVTRQEFERRYRAHSPYAR
- a CDS encoding HD-GYP domain-containing protein: MRLKVPLAPPKVLGYIGFLFLAFLALDFALYQFLPRATSYHWYDVFFWGLIVLWAKQIKVPLPFNASISHLFIIALAAVVLFPAWVPPLLVFIFAFDKDFGKPHYPWYKDLFNRTQNGIATSLAALVYYTFTQVLPLSAGGYDLSAGVGISLAAFTFFIINITLVSVAIHLATGATFRKIWTENVSWLALSYLLLSPVSLLLARLYSADPPLLGGWGGFSVLLFLIPLYYSRYHWDEFVKLREAFDSTIELLMKALDAKDPFTRMHSERVTAIAVDLAKAAGIDEIERKKIELGSKIHDIGKIGIPDAVLLKPTRLTEEEFRIIKSHPERGVFLLKPAERYLGEVFPIIKHHHERWDGRGYPDGLAGHEIPLWARIVALADAYEAMTAGRPYQKAKTPEEAMQEILDLAGIQFDPKLARLFHEIWKTDPIWKDREVFLQATASSLPFLEPSAPEDSP